Genomic window (Candidatus Methylomirabilota bacterium):
CCTCCGGCGCGCCAGCCGCGAACGGATGATCGAGCACGCCGGCAAGGTAGACCTGGGACTGACGCTAAAAGAGCTGCTCAAGCGCAGGCTTGAGGGATAGGGTGCCCGGACCCCACATTCTCATTGATAGCTCGGTGTGGATAGAGTATTACCGCCCTCGTGGTCCGAAGGCCCTGCAGGACCGAGTTCGGGAAGCGTTGGCTAGAGACGTGGTGGTTACAACAGGCATCATCGTAGTTGAGGTTCTGCAGGGGGCCAGGACCGAGGAGGCGTATGGTATCCTGTGGGACGACTTTTCCGGCCTCCGTTGGCTCGAACCGAGCCCCCAGGCTGTTCAGGACGCAGCTCGTTTGGGCTTCGAACTCCAGCGACGTGGCACGCCGGTTCCCGCCACCGACCTTTTGATCGCCTCTGTGGCCCTGCAACACGACTCTCATGTCTGGCACCGGGACGCCCACTTTGCCCGCATCGCCGCTCGCACCCCTCTTCAGGCCGAGTCGTTGTAGGATCTCGCCTCTCGTCTTGACAAACGGCCTGGCCGTGAAGGAGACACTGGCTAGGTGGCCGCGAGGTGTTTTGCACCATTGGAGGAAATGATGGGGGATAATTGAAAACGGAGCTTTGGCAAATTCCACCAGAGATATTGAGCCGCTACGAAAAGGCCGCTCTGGAAGCAGCCCGTTTTGAACGCTGGATGAAGGGTCCTGGTATGCACAGATGCCAGGCTTTACTGGCGTGTGGGCGAATAGCGATACCCAGGACGCCTGCCGTGAGGAACTACGGGAAGTCTTGAAGGAATGGCTGGCCTTGAAGCTTCAGGACAGGGATGATGTTATCCTCGTGTTGGCCGGGATTGACCTCCGCTCTATTGCCGCCTGATGCCCCTCCCCAGACAAACCCCGCCCCGCGAGCTGATCCGTAAATTTCGCGCTCTAGGCTTTGAAGGCCCGTACGGAGGCGGCAAGCATCGTTCATGGCCCTTTTTCTCCGTTGCCGGTTTCTATAGCGTGAGCGGGAGGCAAAAGGGGTGGGAGAAAGGTGCGCGAGGTTAATCGGTCTAATTTAGTAGAGCGGGAATCAGGTTCGGATGAGGCTGAGGTTGACGTGGGGGGAGCATCCCCAGTATCGTATCGCTAATTGAAGGTCCTCTGGTGCCGCCAGACAGGAGTGGTCCGTGATCTCCCCTTTTTCTCCTGGGCTGGTCTGAACCTCAGATACATCGGGATTCCACGGAGAGCGCCTTGCAGTTCCTTCCGGTTGCAGTAGACAAAAGTCACCTCATTACCATCGGCGAGCGCCTCTACTCGGAGAGCATCGAGCTGATCCGGGAGCTGGTCAACAACGCCTACGATGCTGACGCCACCGACGTCTGGGTCACGGTAAGCGAGGAGGCCATCCTGGTCGAGGATAACGGCACCGGAATGGACCTGGAGGGGCTGCGCCAGTATTTCCTGATCGGTTCGCAGGAGAAGCTCCAGAACCCGAAGTCGCCCCGCTTCGGTCGGGACCGGATCGGGCAGTTCGGGATCGGGAAATTCGCCACCCTGTCAGCCTGCCAGCGCTTCGAGGTAGTCACCCGGAAGGGAGAGTTCGCCGCCCGCGTGATCTTCGACAAAGAGGAATGGACGCGTCCCGGGGGGGAGTGGCGCCTCCCGCTGGAGACAACCCCTCCGGATCAGGCCCGGGGTGACGGGACTACCGTAAGGCTTCAGCACCTGACGCGCCGCTTCGACCCCGCCGAGGTGGAACGGCGGCTCATGGAGGGGGTGCCGCTCAAGGCCCCCCATTTTGCTGTCTTCCTCAATGGATCACGGGTTCGCCCAAAAAGCCTCGTCGGCCATCGACTCCCGATTCTTGAGGGCACTCCCTTCGGGCCGGTGCACGGGGAAGTGGCAATTCTCCCTGCCTCGGCTGCCTCTCGGGACGGACCGGGGATCGAAGTCAAGGTGAAGCAGGTCACCGTCCGCCGGGAGCTGTTCGGCGCCGAGCAGTGGGGGAAGGTCGTGGCCCGCCTCCGCGGCGAAGTGCATGCCGACTTTCTTCCGGTCACCAGCGACCGCTCCGGATTCGTTCTGGACTCTCCGGAGTATCAGGCCTTCGCGCACGTGATGCAGAGGGTCATGGGAGAGGTCCGCCAGGTGCTCGGCCGCCTGGCCGGTCAGCGA
Coding sequences:
- a CDS encoding PIN domain-containing protein → MPGPHILIDSSVWIEYYRPRGPKALQDRVREALARDVVVTTGIIVVEVLQGARTEEAYGILWDDFSGLRWLEPSPQAVQDAARLGFELQRRGTPVPATDLLIASVALQHDSHVWHRDAHFARIAARTPLQAESL
- a CDS encoding ATP-binding protein; this translates as MQFLPVAVDKSHLITIGERLYSESIELIRELVNNAYDADATDVWVTVSEEAILVEDNGTGMDLEGLRQYFLIGSQEKLQNPKSPRFGRDRIGQFGIGKFATLSACQRFEVVTRKGEFAARVIFDKEEWTRPGGEWRLPLETTPPDQARGDGTTVRLQHLTRRFDPAEVERRLMEGVPLKAPHFAVFLNGSRVRPKSLVGHRLPILEGTPFGPVHGEVAILPASAASRDGPGIEVKVKQVTVRRELFGAEQWGKVVARLRGEVHADFLPVTSDRSGFVLDSPEYQAFAHVMQRVMGEVRQVLGRLAGQRERRAASRALNDALERIARALLKNPDFSPFGALPVGEGSGGPGGAAVQPGRRRGASRTIQAGEAAASRTRRSRKKPRVKRLTPDAVVRRLKMGHAGMSCCLDHFGEDGPESFSEGTVVYINRDHPLYRREAKKADTHIMHLARLLTQEMALMKDPRHPRQAFERQSKLLRDAFIES